The following are encoded together in the Mesoterricola sediminis genome:
- a CDS encoding ligand-binding sensor domain-containing diguanylate cyclase, whose product MRRVLTLVALLAFTLVLGGAPGEAPGRFSFKTYGHEQGFQDLSLKSIAQDEAGFIWIGCDTGLIRYDGASFTKFTVRDGLPSATIRRLLPRLGGGVWIVAENGLCAYDRGAFFSVDLDGQPFRPVRGAALDQDARGHLWAIGPGGLYRQEGRAMVRVDDLPRGGGRALACRTSSGSVFVEAQGEVWERPPAGGWTRLALAPGLVPDEVESLAVDGTGRLWIVGRRTLRRLDPGAGLVQDASDRLPGTPFANTSASRDGSGGLVIPTNTGILRVKGDRSERIGPREGLPFQWTISSLVDREGNLWVVGPGLCRALGRGWTRAFTVQDGLPSDLVWAVLRDRSGRLFVGTSQGLARLGPTGWTPVRGTEGRNVVSLAEDRAGRLYIGSNNAPLLTLEPGASTASEAFLGSLRWEGGHRPDRSLRVMAGSEGVWLADPALGILLIDPERRTLRVAYGPQDAGASDLPAYHFAEDGRKRLWIATGAGLLVKDGPTWRLFNRHHGLRADALNELGVAPDGSAWLLYREPVGLDRVELKADGSLAFLGGLDTKRGLGTEGVFALALDRQGTLWLGTDRGVEAHGAHGDVVRLGRDGGLVGDDCSQGGLYVDANQDVWVGTTMGLGRVLAGRRPPPLPPLAVTLLRVVRGKGVDALRDPRPIPSREATLEFQFAAQTYINEKAVVYQVRLVGLDDDWRSIQVPQDRYVALPGGTYRYEVRAAYPGMAFGPVTAFTFQVLPPWWKTWWFTTLALLGGLGLVAWIVDRRYKGLAQQKERLAVLVDQATADLVKANHALEEANLALQAQSLSDPLTGLHNRRYLSVVVDDDVAKVQRAYREPDKAGPLPNADLVFFVVDLDHFKEINDRHGHRAGDLALASVARALRRAARDSDAVVRWGGEEFLVMARNASRAEAPQMAERIRAAVAEQGVPLESGETLRWTCSIGYAAYPFNPADPAWLGWERVVEIADACLYMAKRAGRDAWAGASALPGLDRAQHGPRLPWELAGLAEEGVVRLDASGERGR is encoded by the coding sequence GTGAGGCGCGTCCTCACCCTGGTGGCGCTCCTGGCCTTCACGCTGGTCCTGGGGGGCGCCCCCGGCGAGGCGCCGGGACGGTTCAGCTTCAAGACCTACGGCCACGAGCAGGGCTTCCAGGACCTGTCGCTCAAGTCCATCGCCCAGGACGAGGCCGGCTTCATCTGGATCGGCTGCGACACCGGCCTCATCCGGTACGACGGCGCCTCCTTCACCAAGTTCACCGTCCGGGACGGCCTGCCCTCCGCCACGATCCGGCGTCTGCTTCCCCGCCTGGGGGGCGGCGTGTGGATCGTGGCCGAGAACGGCCTCTGCGCCTACGACCGGGGGGCCTTCTTCTCCGTGGACCTGGACGGCCAGCCCTTCCGCCCGGTCCGGGGCGCCGCCCTGGACCAGGACGCCCGGGGCCACCTGTGGGCCATCGGGCCCGGCGGCCTCTACCGCCAGGAAGGGCGGGCCATGGTCCGGGTGGACGACCTGCCCCGGGGCGGGGGCCGCGCCCTGGCCTGCCGCACCTCGTCCGGCTCCGTCTTCGTGGAGGCCCAGGGCGAGGTGTGGGAGCGGCCCCCGGCCGGGGGCTGGACCCGCCTCGCCCTGGCGCCGGGCCTGGTCCCCGACGAGGTCGAGTCCCTGGCCGTGGACGGCACGGGCCGCCTCTGGATCGTGGGCCGCAGGACCCTGCGGCGCCTGGACCCGGGCGCCGGCCTCGTCCAGGACGCCTCGGACCGCCTGCCCGGGACCCCCTTCGCCAACACCTCCGCCTCCCGGGACGGGAGCGGCGGCCTCGTCATCCCCACCAACACCGGCATCCTGCGGGTGAAGGGCGACCGGTCCGAACGGATCGGCCCCCGGGAGGGCCTGCCCTTCCAGTGGACCATCTCCTCCCTGGTGGACCGGGAGGGCAACCTCTGGGTGGTGGGCCCCGGCCTCTGCCGCGCCCTGGGGCGGGGCTGGACCCGGGCCTTCACGGTGCAGGACGGCCTGCCGTCCGACCTGGTCTGGGCGGTCCTCCGGGACCGGTCCGGCCGCCTCTTCGTAGGCACCAGCCAAGGCCTGGCCCGCCTGGGCCCGACGGGGTGGACGCCCGTGCGTGGAACCGAGGGCCGGAACGTGGTGAGCCTGGCCGAGGACCGCGCGGGGCGCCTCTACATCGGCTCCAACAACGCCCCCCTCCTCACCCTCGAACCGGGCGCCTCGACCGCCTCGGAGGCCTTCCTGGGGAGCCTCCGGTGGGAGGGTGGACACCGGCCGGACCGCTCCCTCCGGGTGATGGCGGGCAGCGAAGGGGTGTGGCTGGCGGATCCGGCCCTGGGCATCCTGCTCATCGATCCGGAGCGGCGCACCCTCCGGGTGGCCTACGGCCCCCAGGACGCGGGGGCGTCGGACCTGCCCGCCTACCACTTCGCCGAGGACGGCCGGAAGCGGCTCTGGATCGCCACCGGCGCCGGCCTCCTCGTGAAGGACGGGCCCACCTGGCGCCTCTTCAACCGCCACCATGGCCTGCGGGCGGATGCCCTCAACGAGCTCGGGGTAGCGCCGGACGGGTCGGCCTGGCTCCTCTACCGCGAGCCCGTGGGCCTGGACCGCGTCGAACTCAAGGCGGACGGCAGCCTGGCCTTCCTCGGCGGCCTGGACACCAAGCGGGGCCTGGGCACCGAAGGCGTGTTCGCCCTCGCCCTGGACCGCCAGGGCACCCTGTGGCTGGGCACGGACCGGGGCGTGGAGGCCCACGGCGCCCACGGCGACGTCGTCCGCCTGGGGCGGGACGGGGGCCTCGTGGGGGACGACTGCAGCCAGGGCGGCCTCTACGTCGATGCCAACCAGGACGTGTGGGTGGGCACCACGATGGGTCTCGGCCGCGTTCTCGCCGGCCGTCGGCCGCCGCCCCTTCCCCCCCTCGCCGTCACCCTCCTGCGGGTGGTCCGGGGCAAGGGGGTGGACGCCCTGCGGGACCCGCGCCCCATCCCCAGCCGCGAAGCCACCCTGGAATTCCAGTTCGCCGCCCAGACCTACATCAACGAGAAGGCCGTCGTCTACCAGGTCCGCCTCGTGGGCCTGGATGACGACTGGCGCTCCATCCAGGTGCCCCAGGACCGCTACGTCGCCCTGCCCGGCGGGACCTACCGCTACGAGGTGCGGGCCGCCTATCCGGGCATGGCCTTCGGGCCCGTGACCGCCTTCACCTTCCAGGTGCTGCCCCCCTGGTGGAAGACCTGGTGGTTCACCACCCTCGCCCTCCTGGGCGGCCTGGGCCTCGTGGCCTGGATCGTGGACCGCCGGTACAAGGGCCTCGCCCAGCAGAAGGAGCGGCTGGCCGTCCTCGTGGACCAGGCCACCGCCGACCTCGTGAAGGCCAACCACGCCCTGGAGGAGGCGAACCTCGCCCTCCAGGCCCAGAGCCTGTCCGATCCCCTCACCGGGCTCCACAACCGCCGCTACCTGAGCGTGGTGGTGGACGACGACGTGGCCAAGGTCCAGCGGGCCTACCGGGAGCCCGACAAGGCCGGTCCCCTCCCCAACGCCGACCTGGTGTTCTTCGTGGTGGACCTGGACCACTTCAAGGAGATCAACGACCGGCACGGCCACCGGGCCGGAGATCTGGCGCTGGCCTCCGTGGCCCGGGCCCTGCGCCGGGCCGCCCGGGATTCGGACGCCGTCGTGCGCTGGGGCGGCGAGGAGTTCCTCGTGATGGCCCGCAACGCCTCCCGCGCCGAGGCGCCCCAGATGGCCGAGCGCATCCGCGCCGCCGTGGCCGAGCAGGGGGTCCCCCTGGAGTCGGGGGAGACCCTGCGCTGGACCTGTTCCATCGGCTACGCGGCCTACCCCTTCAACCCCGCGGACCCGGCCTGGCTGGGCTGGGAGCGCGTGGTCGAGATCGCCGACGCCTGCCTCTACATGGCCAAGCGCGCGGGCCGCGACGCCTGGGCCGGGGCCTCCGCCCTGCCGGGTCTGGACCGGGCGCAGCACGGGCCGCGCCTGCCCTGGGAGCTGGCCGGCCTGGCCGAGGAGGGCGTCGTTCGGCTGGATGCCAGCGGCGAGCGCGGGCGCTGA
- a CDS encoding ATP-binding protein, which yields MRHLLDPVLAAAPWPAFETLPADLQAPLAALGAALPVEVSRPALMACCLCFRPPSPQGDRVGRLLGHLGRSAHTLATVSHLQRRHGFLEEGTANTLRAALARPDALEARLGPLLPSDRWRPVGGGLVQPREEATFRILGLLSLSQPFPALVADLAGAFDACLGSAWRKDPKTQLQESAAAAGLPAPTYALLAQEGPDHRPNFRVEVRLGAHRVEAQGASRKQAEKAAADGLLAALVKAGRLAPPRELAGGQPLRLPPVKDPRRIRAAEALLGGTFSDPRLVEAALAHPSLAPGRVSQATLASFGAWALEDHLLRAMVPHLAEDHDMFIRPKAAVMAAVHNGVLARDPACAELGRLVWASPRTRLDAAARIQVGVEAFRALLGAAWLDAGHALDGFAARAEGLLAGRRALLEAYAESDRGRVDPKTLLQEVAVCAGRVAAYASRREGGPDHAPVFTGTASLTRAGRDPIAWAARASAVKAAEKTAARVLLAPLLDEAVPPGAEGPCRRLVEELLEGVAQVPFRWEALRTQRLLAARDLADPDPAIRLRGAESLLALASRLDLDPARLLAALATRGLEGGGALRRHLAAWSTGTDLASARWDEGGLLPDLGADPAFLSLQGLNSLLGKLASGRRQVVDGPRLMADLGRLRLGGLTLAADPAPPDLRWLEATGVVLELLAFVLEGVERSGAEACALAWEPSPSGGWTAVLRAPGLAAVPEAALWTGGAHQALLEACLPGARVTLAEDVWRLEAAQLPEALDVPAGFPLDQAHALIRTVLAAPAIDPDQARLAAVTLHDYKNALLSMDTCLRAARAARTARYERLAEAERCQQQARALWEQFRETLGGAVDYRFEVQDLQGLLRTFLSRAHQLLPPGVAIASEGLGGACPVVCDGDLLLTVLDNLLKNAVSAMAGRGSVRLRWGLAPGGDAVRVELEDAGPGLPPAVSEALARRVAPASSTRPGRVGLGLLNAQRIARLHGGAFEITGGPGGTTAVLRLPLAAPGEGAA from the coding sequence ATGCGCCACCTCCTCGACCCCGTGCTCGCGGCGGCCCCTTGGCCCGCCTTTGAGACCCTCCCCGCCGACCTCCAGGCCCCCCTGGCGGCCCTGGGCGCGGCCCTGCCGGTCGAGGTGTCCCGGCCCGCCCTGATGGCCTGTTGCCTGTGCTTCCGGCCCCCAAGCCCCCAGGGGGACCGCGTCGGGCGCCTCCTGGGCCACCTGGGGCGCTCCGCCCACACCCTGGCCACGGTCAGCCACCTGCAGCGGCGGCACGGGTTCCTGGAAGAGGGAACGGCCAACACCCTCCGGGCCGCCCTGGCGCGCCCCGACGCCCTCGAGGCCCGGTTGGGCCCGCTGCTGCCCAGCGATCGCTGGCGGCCCGTGGGCGGCGGCCTGGTGCAGCCCCGGGAGGAGGCGACCTTCCGGATCCTGGGCCTGCTGTCCCTGTCCCAGCCCTTCCCCGCGCTCGTGGCGGACCTGGCCGGGGCCTTCGACGCCTGCCTGGGTTCCGCCTGGCGCAAGGATCCCAAGACCCAGCTCCAGGAATCGGCCGCCGCCGCGGGGCTCCCCGCCCCCACGTACGCCCTGCTGGCCCAGGAGGGCCCGGACCACCGACCGAACTTCCGGGTGGAAGTCCGGCTGGGGGCCCACCGGGTGGAGGCCCAGGGGGCCTCCCGGAAACAGGCGGAAAAGGCCGCCGCCGACGGCCTCCTCGCAGCCCTGGTGAAGGCGGGCCGCCTCGCGCCCCCCCGGGAGCTGGCCGGAGGCCAACCCCTGCGCCTGCCCCCGGTGAAGGATCCGCGCCGCATCCGGGCCGCGGAGGCCCTCCTGGGCGGAACCTTCTCGGATCCCCGCCTGGTGGAGGCCGCCCTCGCCCATCCCAGCCTGGCGCCGGGCCGGGTCTCCCAGGCCACCCTCGCCAGCTTCGGCGCCTGGGCCCTGGAGGATCACCTCCTGCGGGCCATGGTCCCGCACCTGGCGGAGGACCACGACATGTTCATCCGCCCCAAGGCCGCCGTCATGGCCGCTGTCCACAACGGCGTCCTGGCCCGGGATCCCGCCTGCGCCGAACTGGGCCGGCTGGTGTGGGCCTCGCCCCGGACCCGCCTGGACGCGGCCGCCCGCATCCAGGTGGGGGTGGAGGCCTTCCGCGCCCTGCTGGGGGCCGCCTGGCTCGACGCGGGCCACGCGCTGGACGGGTTCGCGGCCCGGGCGGAGGGCCTGCTCGCGGGCCGGCGCGCCCTGCTGGAGGCCTACGCGGAATCGGACCGGGGCCGGGTGGACCCCAAGACCCTCCTCCAGGAGGTGGCGGTGTGCGCGGGGCGCGTGGCGGCCTACGCCTCCCGCCGGGAGGGGGGCCCGGATCACGCGCCCGTGTTCACGGGCACCGCCTCCCTGACCCGCGCGGGCCGGGACCCCATCGCCTGGGCGGCCCGGGCGAGCGCGGTGAAGGCGGCGGAGAAGACCGCCGCCCGGGTGCTCCTGGCCCCCCTCCTGGACGAGGCGGTGCCGCCCGGCGCCGAGGGGCCCTGCCGCCGCCTGGTGGAGGAGCTCCTGGAGGGGGTGGCCCAGGTCCCCTTCCGGTGGGAGGCCCTCCGCACCCAGCGCCTCCTGGCCGCCCGGGACCTCGCCGACCCGGACCCAGCCATCCGGCTGCGTGGGGCCGAATCCCTGCTGGCCCTCGCCAGCCGGCTGGACCTCGACCCGGCCCGGCTGCTGGCCGCCCTCGCCACCCGGGGCCTGGAAGGGGGCGGCGCCCTCCGCCGCCACCTGGCCGCCTGGAGTACGGGGACCGACCTGGCCAGCGCCCGCTGGGATGAAGGGGGCCTCCTGCCCGACCTGGGGGCCGATCCCGCCTTCCTCTCCCTCCAGGGCCTGAACAGCCTCCTGGGCAAACTGGCCTCGGGGCGCCGCCAGGTGGTGGACGGTCCGCGCCTGATGGCCGACCTGGGCCGCCTGCGCCTGGGCGGCCTGACCCTCGCCGCGGACCCCGCGCCGCCGGACCTGCGCTGGCTCGAAGCGACGGGCGTCGTGCTGGAACTGCTGGCCTTCGTGCTGGAGGGGGTGGAGCGGTCCGGGGCGGAGGCCTGCGCCCTGGCCTGGGAGCCGTCCCCGTCCGGAGGCTGGACCGCTGTGCTCCGGGCCCCGGGCCTGGCGGCCGTGCCCGAGGCCGCCCTCTGGACCGGCGGGGCCCACCAGGCCCTCCTGGAAGCCTGCCTGCCCGGGGCCCGGGTGACCCTGGCGGAGGACGTCTGGCGCCTGGAAGCCGCCCAGCTCCCCGAGGCCCTGGACGTGCCGGCCGGCTTCCCCCTGGACCAGGCCCACGCCCTCATCCGCACCGTGCTCGCGGCGCCGGCCATCGATCCCGACCAGGCCCGCCTGGCCGCGGTCACCCTCCATGACTACAAGAACGCCCTCCTGTCCATGGATACCTGCCTGCGCGCCGCCCGGGCGGCGCGCACGGCCCGGTACGAGCGCCTGGCCGAGGCCGAGCGCTGCCAGCAGCAGGCCCGGGCCCTGTGGGAGCAGTTCCGGGAGACCCTGGGCGGCGCCGTGGACTACCGCTTCGAGGTCCAGGACCTCCAGGGCCTCCTGCGCACCTTCCTGTCCCGGGCCCACCAGCTGCTGCCGCCCGGCGTGGCCATCGCCTCCGAGGGCCTGGGGGGCGCGTGCCCCGTGGTCTGCGACGGCGACCTGCTCCTGACCGTCCTGGACAACCTCCTCAAGAACGCCGTCTCGGCCATGGCCGGGCGCGGATCCGTGCGCCTCCGCTGGGGCCTCGCGCCGGGGGGGGACGCCGTGCGGGTGGAACTGGAGGACGCGGGGCCGGGGCTGCCGCCGGCCGTCAGCGAGGCCCTGGCCCGGCGGGTGGCGCCCGCCAGCAGCACCCGGCCCGGCCGGGTGGGCCTTGGCCTCCTCAACGCCCAGCGCATCGCCCGCCTCCATGGGGGCGCCTTCGAGATCACCGGCGGCCCCGGCGGCACCACGGCCGTGCTCCGCCTGCCCCTGGCCGCCCCCGGGGAGGGCGCGGCATGA
- a CDS encoding response regulator, translating to MSGPALLWVDDEPAFVEAHRTCLGDLAAGCAWAPDGTQALARLREGAFDLVLTDLQMPPGEWGGLWLIQALAREELPPPVVVLSGRGTLSEAIEATRSGARDYVLKERAARELEPIARATLAQEADRLQMADYALVKELETGLQERVLGCADRLAAARGLASPFDGVLPPQVVRKAREVQGSSPAKDLRECLFLIDYRTIVRALWDEAPEFRALAALTGAGGKAAATAWIQDLNDLRRTVMHPSAGALDRERRLRLRRIHRTCMPWLAGA from the coding sequence ATGAGCGGACCGGCCCTCCTCTGGGTGGACGATGAACCGGCCTTCGTGGAGGCCCACCGGACCTGCCTGGGCGACCTGGCCGCGGGCTGCGCCTGGGCGCCGGACGGCACCCAGGCCCTCGCCCGCCTTCGGGAGGGTGCCTTCGACCTGGTGCTCACCGACCTGCAGATGCCCCCCGGCGAGTGGGGCGGCCTCTGGCTCATCCAGGCCCTGGCCCGGGAGGAGCTGCCGCCGCCCGTGGTGGTGCTCTCGGGGCGCGGCACGCTGTCCGAGGCCATCGAGGCCACCCGGTCCGGGGCCCGCGACTACGTCCTCAAGGAGCGGGCCGCCCGGGAGCTGGAGCCCATCGCCCGGGCGACCCTCGCCCAGGAGGCCGACCGCCTCCAGATGGCCGACTACGCCCTGGTCAAGGAGCTGGAGACCGGCCTCCAGGAGCGGGTCCTGGGCTGCGCGGACCGGCTCGCGGCCGCCCGGGGCCTGGCCAGCCCCTTCGACGGGGTCCTGCCCCCCCAGGTGGTGCGCAAGGCCCGGGAAGTGCAGGGCTCCAGCCCGGCGAAGGACCTGCGCGAATGCCTCTTCCTCATCGACTACCGCACCATCGTGCGCGCCCTCTGGGACGAGGCGCCGGAGTTCCGGGCCCTGGCCGCCCTCACCGGGGCGGGGGGCAAGGCCGCCGCCACCGCCTGGATCCAGGACCTCAACGACCTCCGGCGGACGGTGATGCACCCCAGCGCGGGCGCCCTGGACCGGGAGCGGCGCCTGCGGCTCCGGCGCATCCACCGGACCTGCATGCCCTGGCTCGCGGGCGCCTGA